A genomic window from Micromonospora violae includes:
- a CDS encoding ArsR/SmtB family transcription factor, with translation MSTDAFAVLAEPTRRRILDQLRDAERSVGELVDGLGVSQPAVSKHLRVLRDAGFVTCRTAARQRIYRLDPGPLRDVDGWLDPYRRLWARHLDALERHLDSQEQ, from the coding sequence GTGTCCACCGACGCCTTCGCCGTCCTTGCCGAGCCCACCCGGCGCCGGATCCTCGATCAGCTCCGCGACGCCGAACGCAGCGTGGGCGAGCTGGTCGACGGGCTCGGGGTCAGCCAGCCGGCCGTCTCCAAACACCTACGGGTGCTTCGCGACGCCGGATTCGTCACCTGCCGGACGGCCGCCCGTCAGCGGATCTACCGCCTCGACCCCGGCCCGTTGCGGGACGTCGACGGCTGGCTCGACCCGTACCGGCGACTCTGGGCCCGACACCTGGACGCCCTGGAACGGCACCTCGACAGTCAGGAGCAGTGA